GCGTCCATCCGCTCGCGTCCCACCTCTTCGGTGAGGCGCTGGACGGCGTGCCGGTGCAGCCCTTCGAGACCGTCGAGGAGCTCGAGCATGTCGCGGGCGACCTCCGGCCCACGCGCCTCCAGTCGCTCGATCACCTCCTGGAGGTGGTCGAGCAGATCCTCGAGGGTGGTCACGTCCGCGACGCCCGGGGGGACCCCTCCGGGAGTGCCGGCGCAAGGGCCCGATAGCGTGCGAGGAACACCCCGACGAGCCGTCGGCTCTCGGCGAGCGCGCCCCCCCAGGCGTGGAGCCACTCCACACCGTCTGGGGTGATCTCGTAGCTGCGCCGCGGCGGGCCAGCCTCCGAGGTCTCCCAGGACGACTCCACGAGACCGTCCTGCTCCATGCCCCGGAGCAGCCGGTACAGGCCACCCGGATCGGTCGACCCCAGACCCAGCTCGGCGAGCTGCGCGAGCAGCTCGTACCCGTGGTTCGGCGACTCGGCCAGCAGCAACAGCGCGCACGGGCGGAGGAAGTTGCGGGGCAGGCCTCCGCCAGCGATCTCTTCGGGATCCGCGATCATCACCGTCGGGTCCCCCCGAGCCGCTCCTCGATGCACGCGTCGGCCTCCTCCGGCGAGCTCTGGCACCAGCAGTCGGCGCCGCACTCACCGTGCCCGGGGCGTGTGAGCTCAGCGAACTCCTCCGCGAAGATCCGCGCCCCGTCGTCGTGGCCTCGCTGGGAGAGCCGGATGATGCCCTGGTCCGACCACTCGAGGAAGCCATCCTCGACCAGCACCTCGAGGTACGGCTCGATCACCTTCGCGTCGACACCGAGGAACCGCTCGAGGACACTGGCGTCGGCCTCGTCACCGAAGCCCTCGCCCTGCATCCAGAACAGCACCTGGAGGATCTCGTCGCGCCAGTACAGCCGGCGCAGCGACTCGGATTTGGGCTGGGCGACATGGTCGGTCACGGGCTGCCCCCGAGTCGGCGAGCGAGCTGTCTGATGGCGGCGACCCCCGCGCCCTGTGGCGCGTGGTCGATCGGCGCGACGCCCAGGCGCTCGGCATCCTGGAAGGCGTCGTCCTGCGGGACGATCCCGGCCAGCTCGAAGCCGTGCCGGTCGCAGTACTCGCGGATGAGCTCCGTGTCCCCCTCGCGGGCCCGGTTCCCGACCACGGCCAGACGATCGAGGCCGAGCCCGGAAGCGAGTTCGTGGAACCGTCGCGCCGTCTCCAGGGACTTGAAGTACGGCTCGGCGACGATGAGCATGGTGTCGACGTACGCGTTCGTGGCGCGGCTGAGGTGCTCGGGCGAGGCCTCGAGGTCGACGACGACGGTCCGGTCAGCGGCGAGTTCGGTGAGGACCCCACGCACGGTGGAGTGGGCGCCGCACAGTCAGCCGCCGCCGGCGCTGCGGGGCGGGCCCATCGCGAGCAGCTGGATCCCCGATGCGGTGTCGACCGCGAACTCGCCGATGACGTCGTCGATCGGTCGGGTGAGGACGGCTGTGCGTGTCCCGTCCACGTCCCGATGCTCGAGCAGCCCGTGGGGCAGCGCGCGGACGTGGTCGTACTGCTCGGGCGGCATGCCGAGCGTCAGGATAAGGTTCGGGTTCGGGTCCGCGTCGACGGCCAGCACACGGTGGCCCTCGTCCGCGAGCGACCGCGCGAGGGTGCCCGAGATGGTGGTCTTGCCCGAGCCACCCTTGCCGGCCACGGCGATACGCATGAGACCCTCCTGAGCGGCGAGACTACCGTCCGGCCGTGCTGCCGACCATGGCACTGGAGGTGCGTCGACACCACGTCCGACCCGGGGATCAGGTCACCCCGCCCGCTTCCCCACTGGCGAGCGTGTCCGCGGCATCCCCGACGGCATCCCCGACGAGGTTGATGCCGAGGATCGTGAGCACCAGCGCGGCTCCGGGGAACACCGTGAGCCACCACGCGGTGCGGAGGAACCTCTGGGCGTTGTTCGCCAGGTAGCCGAGGCTGACCACGTCGGGGTCGGTGAGTCCGACGAACCCGAGGCCGGCCTCGATGAGGATGGCGCTGGAGGCGGCGACCGACAGCATCACCAGGGTCGTCCCGAGGATGTTCGGCCAGATGTGGCGTGCCAGGACGTGGGCGGGGGATGCGCCGAGGGCCTGGGCCGCGTCGACGAACTCGCGGCGGCGCAGCGACAGCGTCTCGGCCCGGACCACGCGCGCCGTCCACGTCCACGAGGTGAAGCCGAGGACGAGGATCAGGTTCACCAGGCCCGGTCCGAAGAGTGCGACGACGACCACGGCGAGGAAGAAGCGCGGGACGATCTGGACGATCTCGGTGAACCGCATCGCGATATCGTCGAGTGCGCCGCCGTACCACCCCGCCAGCCCGCCCGTGATGACGCCGATCAGCCCAGCGAGGACGACCACGCCTGCGGCCACGAGCAGCGATGTCCGCAGGCCGTGCAGAACGAGGGCCACCACGTCCCGGCCGAGGTCGTCGGTGCCGAAGCGATGGGCGGTGGAGGGAGGTGCGAGCGGGGCGCCGGCCGACGTCAGCGGGTCGGCACTGACGACGAGCGGGGCGACGAGGGCGGCGAGCAGCATCGATCCGAGCAGCAGCGCCCCGAGTCGCCCGCCCGGCGATCCGAGCGCCGCTCCGACGTACCGCGCCCCCGCGAGACGCCTGGCGGCCCGGGTCGGGGGAGGCTCGGGAGCCGATCGTCGGGGCCCCCGCGGACGGGTGGCGACGAGCCGCTCACTCATAGCGCACCCGTGGATCGAGGACCGCGTACAGGATGTCGACCACCAGGTTGACCACCAGGACGGCCGCCGCGACCACGAGGAAGATGGCCAGCAGCACCGGGAGGTCCCGGGTCTGGGCCGAGCTGAGAAGAAGGCGGCCGACACCCGGCCAGCCGAAGACGATCTCTACCAAGGCGGCCCCGGCGAAGAACATGCCGACGCGGTTGCCGATGACGGTGATCAACGGGAGGATGGCGTTGCGGAAGCCGTGCCAGACTACGCGCCGTTCCGGGAGTCCCTTGGCCCGCGCCGTCCGGATGAAGTCGGCCCTGCTGACCTGGACCATGCCGGATCGGACGAGCCGTACGTTGAGGGCGATCTCCGTCGTCGCCAGGACCAACGCCGGGAGGGCCAGGTGATGGAGCACGTCGATGACGACGAGCAGGCCCGTGGACTGCGAGCGGGCATCCGTCATCCCCTGGACGGGGAACCATCCTGTGCGGTACGCCAGCAGGAGCACGGCGAGCTGAGCCAACAAGAACGACGGTGTGGCGTAGGCGGTCAACGAGACGGCGCGGATCGCGAGGTCCCTGCGGCCGCGCGGGTACCGCGATGTGACGATCCCGAGCGTGGTGCCCACGAGCGTGGACGCGGAGAGCGCGGCGCTGGCGAGGAGCAGCGTCGCGGGGAGCCGTTCGAGCACCACGGCGAGGGCGGGCCGTCCCCGGATGTAGGACAGACCCAGGTCTCCCTGGACCACGTTGCCGAGGTAGGTCGCGAGCTGCTGCGGGAGCGGCTGGTCGAGGCCGAACCGCTCACGGGTCGCGGCGTAGTAGGCCTCGTCTCCGTACTGGCCTGCCAAGGCCACGAGCGGGTCCCCCGGCGCGAGGTGCAGGAGGAGCCAGGTCCCGACCAGGATGACCAGCGCCGTCGGTGGCACCTGCGCCAACCGACGGAGCAGGTATCCCGTGCTCACGGGGTCCTCCCTCGTCGATCAGGCCTCGCAGCTGACCTCCTCCGCGAACAGCCCCGTGTGCGGCTTGAAGCCGCTGCACCGGGTGTTCCAGGCGCGCGTCCCGACGGTCTCGACGATCCAGACGTAGGGGAGGTCGTCGACGACGATCCGCTGGAGTTCCGCGTAGATCGGCGAGCGGGCTTCGCGGTCGACCGTCCGTGAGGCCTCGTCGAACAAGCGGTCGACGTCGGGGTTGGAGTAGTGAGAGGCGTTCGTGAAGGGGACGTCCCCGATCTGGGCCGAGTCGTACATCCGCCGCACACCGACCTCGGGGTCGGGGCCGTTGCAGTACGAGATGATGTTCGTGTCGAAGTTGTCCTCGGCGAACACGGTGGGCGCGAACACCGGAGGCTCCATGGCCTCGAGGTTCACACGGATGCCCACCGCTCCGAGCTGTTCACGGACGAGCTCGCCGTACTTCGCGAAGGTCGGGAAGTGTGCGAAGCCGATCGCGAGCTGCTCGCCGTCCTTCGTCCGGACACCGTCGTCGCCCTCGACCCAGCCGGCTTCCTCGAGCAGCCGCTCCGCCTCGCCGGGGTCGTAAGCGGGGAGTTCGACCTCATCGGCGTGAGCCCACGGGATCCCGCTCGAGATCGGCGCCTCGGCGACCTGGCCCTGGCCGAAGAGCACCTGATCGACGAACCGTTGCCGGTCGAGCGCGTGGGCGACCGCCCGCCGGACCTCCAGCGTTCCTGGGATAGGCCGGTCGAGGTTGAAGCTCACGGTCATGATGCAGTTGGCACCGCCGGGGTTCGAGCTCGTGGCGGCGAGCTCGATATCGGGGTTGTCCCGGAGCCACGACAGGTCCGGCCCGGGGACGCCCCACAGGAAGTCGACCTCGCCGTTCTCGAGCGCGAGGACCTGTGTCGCCTGGTCGGGGATGATCCGCATCACGAGCTCGTCCACCGACGGGCCATCC
The Actinomycetota bacterium DNA segment above includes these coding regions:
- a CDS encoding helix-turn-helix transcriptional regulator, which encodes MIADPEEIAGGGLPRNFLRPCALLLLAESPNHGYELLAQLAELGLGSTDPGGLYRLLRGMEQDGLVESSWETSEAGPPRRSYEITPDGVEWLHAWGGALAESRRLVGVFLARYRALAPALPEGSPRASRT
- a CDS encoding AAA family ATPase: MRIAVAGKGGSGKTTISGTLARSLADEGHRVLAVDADPNPNLILTLGMPPEQYDHVRALPHGLLEHRDVDGTRTAVLTRPIDDVIGEFAVDTASGIQLLAMGPPRSAGGG
- a CDS encoding ABC transporter permease translates to MSERLVATRPRGPRRSAPEPPPTRAARRLAGARYVGAALGSPGGRLGALLLGSMLLAALVAPLVVSADPLTSAGAPLAPPSTAHRFGTDDLGRDVVALVLHGLRTSLLVAAGVVVLAGLIGVITGGLAGWYGGALDDIAMRFTEIVQIVPRFFLAVVVVALFGPGLVNLILVLGFTSWTWTARVVRAETLSLRRREFVDAAQALGASPAHVLARHIWPNILGTTLVMLSVAASSAILIEAGLGFVGLTDPDVVSLGYLANNAQRFLRTAWWLTVFPGAALVLTILGINLVGDAVGDAADTLASGEAGGVT
- a CDS encoding ABC transporter permease; translation: MSTGYLLRRLAQVPPTALVILVGTWLLLHLAPGDPLVALAGQYGDEAYYAATRERFGLDQPLPQQLATYLGNVVQGDLGLSYIRGRPALAVVLERLPATLLLASAALSASTLVGTTLGIVTSRYPRGRRDLAIRAVSLTAYATPSFLLAQLAVLLLAYRTGWFPVQGMTDARSQSTGLLVVIDVLHHLALPALVLATTEIALNVRLVRSGMVQVSRADFIRTARAKGLPERRVVWHGFRNAILPLITVIGNRVGMFFAGAALVEIVFGWPGVGRLLLSSAQTRDLPVLLAIFLVVAAAVLVVNLVVDILYAVLDPRVRYE
- a CDS encoding ABC transporter substrate-binding protein — protein: MKKTGKAALVAIAILASACGTDSASREEPTDAQTAPIDTETPTGTPVAQGGSLVVTLDSDPGSLNPAITTSGAVHAASETFFNGLVALDENGDPEPELAESWQVSDDGRTYTFALRDDVVWHDGEPFTAQDVVFSFEEVLLEFHARTKASMGSSIESIEAPDDHTVVFQFADPYAPLLQQLNVTEAPIVPEHVYAGSDIESNPANLAPVGTGPFVFASYEEGAEIRATVNRDYFKDGPSVDELVMRIIPDQATQVLALENGEVDFLWGVPGPDLSWLRDNPDIELAATSSNPGGANCIMTVSFNLDRPIPGTLEVRRAVAHALDRQRFVDQVLFGQGQVAEAPISSGIPWAHADEVELPAYDPGEAERLLEEAGWVEGDDGVRTKDGEQLAIGFAHFPTFAKYGELVREQLGAVGIRVNLEAMEPPVFAPTVFAEDNFDTNIISYCNGPDPEVGVRRMYDSAQIGDVPFTNASHYSNPDVDRLFDEASRTVDREARSPIYAELQRIVVDDLPYVWIVETVGTRAWNTRCSGFKPHTGLFAEEVSCEA